One genomic region from Conexibacter woesei Iso977N encodes:
- a CDS encoding RNA polymerase sigma factor — translation MPATMPKSHGMTACADRLGVARQPGAFRSKPRLDENPELRVVLTRAIARAKEGDREAVRFIYLQYADNVYGYVRSIVRDDYEAEDVTQHVFAKLMVVIGKYEPRGVPFSAWILRLAHNAAIDHMRKCRAIPAAEVYGADEQSPDGHEDRNMELRDALADLPDEQRDVIVLRHVVGLSPTEIADQMGKTEPSVHGLHHRGRAALRSALTERGCAPLVTSKAAA, via the coding sequence ATGCCGGCCACGATGCCCAAGTCCCACGGCATGACCGCGTGCGCCGACCGCCTCGGCGTCGCCCGCCAGCCGGGCGCGTTCCGCAGCAAGCCGCGGCTGGACGAGAACCCCGAGCTGCGGGTCGTCCTGACCCGGGCGATCGCCCGTGCCAAGGAGGGCGACCGCGAGGCCGTCCGCTTCATCTACCTGCAGTACGCCGACAACGTGTACGGCTACGTCCGCTCGATCGTCCGCGACGACTACGAGGCCGAGGACGTCACCCAGCACGTGTTCGCCAAGCTGATGGTCGTCATCGGCAAGTACGAGCCGCGCGGCGTGCCGTTCTCCGCGTGGATCCTGCGCCTGGCGCACAACGCCGCGATCGACCACATGCGCAAGTGCCGCGCGATCCCGGCGGCCGAGGTCTACGGCGCCGACGAGCAGTCGCCCGACGGCCACGAGGACCGCAACATGGAGCTCCGCGACGCGCTCGCCGACCTGCCCGACGAGCAGCGCGACGTCATCGTCCTGCGCCACGTCGTCGGCCTGTCGCCGACCGAGATCGCCGATCAGATGGGCAAGACCGAGCCCTCCGTGCACGGCCTGCACCACCGTGGCCGCGCCGCCCTGCGCTCGGCCCTGACCGAGCGCGGCTGCGCGCCGCTCGTGACCTCGAAGGCGGCGGCATGA
- a CDS encoding sensor histidine kinase yields MDPDDHDVQADEPRRRTGPRWWRSRAQEAEASGISPARGLRDDQRQQLADVGHELKSPLSIMLALCTRLEEGGRLDEDDAADVARIRANAYTMLRRVQDMMLVARLENADLQLEAAVVDVAAVVRRSVEGFASVAAERSLALQIDVPDRLPAVVDEEKVVSLVSNLVANAIRHAPGVVRCSLATVPGSLVLEVADDGPGVAHDQRATIFERYRRGNRSSGTGLGLAIVGEIAGLHGGAVAVGDAPEGGALFTVALPLRTQRVPDEPRSGPRSLALADRQKAIVEDLRAELGTASG; encoded by the coding sequence GTGGATCCGGACGACCACGACGTGCAGGCCGACGAACCGCGCAGGCGGACCGGTCCGCGTTGGTGGCGTAGCCGTGCCCAGGAGGCAGAGGCCTCCGGGATCTCCCCTGCCCGCGGGCTGCGCGACGACCAGCGCCAGCAGCTGGCCGACGTCGGCCACGAGCTGAAGTCGCCGCTGTCGATCATGCTCGCGCTGTGCACGCGCCTGGAGGAGGGCGGCCGCCTCGACGAGGACGACGCCGCCGACGTGGCGCGCATCCGCGCCAACGCCTACACCATGCTGCGCCGCGTCCAGGACATGATGCTCGTCGCGCGGCTGGAGAACGCCGACCTGCAGCTGGAGGCCGCGGTCGTCGACGTCGCCGCCGTCGTGCGCCGCTCGGTCGAGGGCTTCGCCTCGGTCGCCGCCGAGCGCTCGCTGGCGCTGCAGATCGACGTCCCGGACCGCCTCCCCGCCGTGGTCGACGAGGAGAAGGTGGTGTCCTTGGTCAGCAACCTGGTGGCCAACGCGATCCGCCACGCGCCCGGCGTGGTCCGCTGCTCGCTGGCCACCGTCCCCGGCAGCCTCGTGCTGGAGGTCGCCGACGACGGCCCCGGCGTCGCGCACGACCAGCGCGCCACGATCTTCGAGCGCTACCGCCGCGGCAACCGCTCCTCCGGCACCGGGCTGGGCCTGGCGATCGTCGGCGAGATCGCCGGCCTGCACGGCGGCGCCGTCGCCGTCGGCGACGCGCCCGAGGGCGGCGCGCTGTTCACCGTCGCGCTGCCGCTGCGCACCCAGCGCGTCCCGGACGAGCCCCGCTCCGGCCCGCGCTCCCTCGCCCTCGCCGACCGCCAGAAGGCGATCGTCGAGGACCTCCGCGCCGAGCTCGGCACGGCCAGCGGCTAG
- a CDS encoding response regulator transcription factor, with protein MRMVIIAESRAAADAIRQGLRFAPGMTVVGYADGRTQCAASVAAAAPDLVLIGDLATEDTVLQRVEQLRGVLPAAKIVLFTADMDESRMAAASQAGMDAAVSTTVGATGLGPLLRHIAAGAVYHAFAPAAAAPPEAAASVECLTAREVEILRFAASGASNGAIARELWVTEQTIKFHLSNIYRKLGVVNRTEASRIAHLAGLMETVPERAATEPILAVA; from the coding sequence ATGCGCATGGTGATCATCGCGGAGAGCCGCGCAGCGGCGGACGCGATCCGCCAGGGCCTGCGCTTCGCGCCAGGCATGACCGTCGTCGGCTACGCCGACGGCCGCACGCAGTGCGCCGCCTCCGTGGCGGCCGCCGCGCCGGACCTCGTCCTGATCGGCGACCTCGCCACCGAGGACACCGTCCTGCAGCGCGTCGAGCAGCTGCGCGGCGTCCTGCCCGCGGCCAAGATCGTGCTGTTCACCGCCGACATGGACGAGAGCCGCATGGCGGCCGCGTCACAGGCCGGCATGGACGCCGCGGTCTCGACGACCGTCGGCGCGACGGGCCTCGGCCCGCTGCTGCGCCACATCGCCGCCGGCGCCGTCTACCACGCGTTCGCCCCGGCCGCCGCCGCGCCGCCGGAGGCCGCCGCGTCGGTCGAGTGCCTCACCGCGCGTGAGGTGGAGATCCTGCGCTTCGCCGCCTCTGGGGCGTCGAACGGTGCGATTGCCCGAGAGCTGTGGGTGACCGAGCAGACGATCAAGTTCCACCTCTCCAACATCTACCGCAAGCTCGGCGTGGTCAACCGCACCGAGGCCAGCCGCATCGCGCACCTCGCCGGTCTCATGGAGACCGTCCCCGAGCGCGCCGCGACCGAGCCGATCCTGGCCGTCGCCTGA
- a CDS encoding response regulator: MEFKVDGDTPLRVIVADDDPLARRMLRDVLQLAGITVIAEAGSGREAVELTTYYNPDVVVMDLIMPGMDGLAAMSEIRRTAPDVRVVILTSSDDDEVGLMTLRAGASGFLCKNVGIDALPRALHCAKNGEAVITRRLTMRLIEDLRMVRTDSAGLRPIRSALTSREWEVLDLLCQDLSTDEIADRLVVSVETVRSHVKNVLRKLEVRSRREAVAVASRLRAGMLEDGVPAEE, encoded by the coding sequence ATGGAATTCAAGGTTGATGGGGACACGCCGCTGCGCGTGATCGTCGCGGACGACGATCCGCTTGCGCGTCGCATGCTTCGCGACGTCCTGCAGCTGGCGGGCATCACGGTGATCGCCGAGGCCGGCAGCGGCCGCGAGGCGGTCGAGCTGACCACGTACTACAACCCGGACGTCGTGGTCATGGACTTGATCATGCCGGGCATGGACGGGCTGGCGGCGATGAGCGAGATCCGCCGCACCGCGCCGGACGTCCGCGTCGTGATCCTCACGTCGTCGGACGACGACGAGGTCGGGCTCATGACGCTGCGCGCGGGCGCCTCCGGGTTCCTGTGCAAGAACGTCGGGATCGACGCGCTGCCGCGTGCGTTGCATTGCGCCAAGAACGGCGAGGCCGTGATCACGCGCCGCCTGACGATGCGCCTGATCGAGGACCTGCGGATGGTCAGGACGGACTCCGCCGGCCTGCGCCCGATCCGCTCGGCGCTGACCTCGCGCGAGTGGGAGGTCCTGGACCTGCTGTGCCAGGACCTGTCGACCGACGAGATCGCCGACCGCCTGGTCGTGTCGGTCGAGACCGTCCGCTCCCACGTCAAGAACGTCCTGCGCAAGCTCGAAGTGCGCTCGCGCCGTGAGGCCGTCGCCGTCGCGTCCCGCCTGCGTGCGGGCATGCTCGAGGACGGCGTCCCCGCCGAGGAATGA
- a CDS encoding CarD family transcriptional regulator, translating into MGDNVVYPHHGAGQVLKKEVKKMFGEEREYLTIKILHNDMTVMVPCENAGIAGLRRVIDEETVQKVLAVLQDELSEMPKNWNRRFKHNRDKIKTGDIYELAEVVRNLAIREHDKGLSTGEKQMFTRAKKILASELMYALEKSEDDAEAYLDDLLKSSAERLAAAAKV; encoded by the coding sequence ATCGGCGACAACGTCGTCTATCCGCACCACGGCGCGGGCCAGGTCCTCAAGAAGGAAGTCAAGAAGATGTTCGGTGAGGAGCGCGAGTACCTCACCATCAAGATCCTCCACAACGACATGACGGTCATGGTGCCCTGCGAGAACGCGGGCATCGCGGGCCTCCGTCGTGTCATCGACGAGGAGACCGTGCAGAAGGTCCTGGCCGTGCTGCAGGACGAGTTGTCGGAGATGCCCAAGAACTGGAACCGCCGGTTCAAGCACAACCGCGACAAGATCAAGACGGGCGACATCTACGAGCTCGCCGAGGTCGTGCGCAACCTCGCGATCCGCGAGCACGACAAGGGCCTGTCGACCGGCGAGAAGCAGATGTTCACGCGCGCGAAGAAGATCCTCGCCTCCGAGCTGATGTACGCGCTGGAGAAGAGCGAGGACGACGCCGAGGCCTACCTCGACGACCTGCTGAAGTCGTCGGCCGAGCGCCTGGCCGCCGCCGCGAAGGTGTAG
- a CDS encoding DegT/DnrJ/EryC1/StrS family aminotransferase, with translation MTAIEDTTTTLPKIPTVRLDQADPALMEELLEVVERVATSGGFTGGPEVEAFEAEFAEYCGSAHAVGLSSGTEAIVLALRALGIGAGDEVIVPSNSFIASAEGVSLAGATPVLVDPDPKTHLLTAEGVAAAIGPKVRAVVAVHLMGSTVDMDALLEVTQPAGLKVIEDTAQAHGAFIRGRRAGSIGDVGCFSFYPTKNLGGWGDGGGIVTNDPEVAHRVRLLRSHGEEPRYHHQMVGTTARLDALQAALLRVKLRRLDAANDARRRLGAALREGLAGTCVELPAAALPDGEGDHVYHLFIVRTKERDALREHLDAHGVGNAVHYPFPIHRTEAYAELGMSEGSLPVSERLAEEILTLPLFPTMSDQDVSRIVAAVRAFRGNH, from the coding sequence ATGACCGCGATCGAGGACACGACCACCACGCTGCCGAAGATCCCGACGGTCCGGCTGGACCAGGCCGACCCGGCGCTCATGGAGGAGCTGCTGGAGGTCGTCGAGCGCGTCGCGACCAGCGGTGGCTTCACCGGTGGTCCCGAGGTCGAGGCCTTCGAGGCCGAGTTCGCCGAGTACTGCGGGTCGGCCCACGCCGTCGGCCTGTCGAGCGGCACCGAGGCGATCGTCCTGGCGCTGCGCGCCCTGGGCATCGGCGCCGGCGACGAGGTCATCGTCCCGAGCAACTCGTTCATCGCCTCGGCCGAGGGCGTCAGCCTGGCCGGCGCGACGCCGGTCCTGGTCGACCCCGACCCGAAGACGCATCTGCTCACCGCCGAGGGCGTCGCCGCGGCGATCGGCCCGAAGGTGCGCGCGGTCGTCGCGGTCCACCTGATGGGCTCGACCGTCGACATGGACGCGCTGCTCGAGGTCACCCAGCCCGCCGGGCTGAAGGTGATCGAGGACACCGCGCAGGCGCACGGCGCGTTCATCCGCGGGCGCCGCGCCGGCTCGATCGGCGACGTCGGCTGCTTCTCCTTCTACCCCACCAAGAACCTCGGTGGCTGGGGCGACGGCGGCGGGATCGTGACCAACGACCCCGAGGTCGCCCACCGCGTGCGCCTGTTGCGCTCGCACGGCGAGGAGCCGCGCTACCACCACCAGATGGTCGGCACGACCGCCCGGCTCGACGCCCTCCAGGCGGCGCTGCTGCGGGTCAAGCTGCGCCGGCTCGACGCGGCCAACGACGCGCGGCGCCGGCTGGGTGCGGCGCTGCGCGAAGGCCTCGCCGGGACCTGCGTGGAGCTGCCCGCCGCGGCGCTGCCGGACGGCGAGGGCGACCACGTCTACCACCTGTTCATCGTCCGCACCAAGGAGCGGGACGCGCTGCGAGAGCACCTCGACGCGCACGGGGTCGGCAACGCCGTCCACTACCCGTTCCCGATCCACCGGACCGAGGCCTACGCCGAGCTCGGGATGAGCGAGGGCAGCCTGCCCGTGTCCGAGCGGCTGGCGGAGGAGATCCTCACGCTGCCGCTGTTCCCAACGATGTCCGACCAGGACGTCTCGCGCATCGTCGCCGCGGTGCGTGCGTTCCGAGGCAACCACTGA
- a CDS encoding Na+/H+ antiporter, translated as MHMHGDLVVLAVLVGVGAFLLLAERMSVPYPILLVAGGTALAFVPGVSDFVLDPDIVLVAFLPPLLYSAAFFTSIQDLRANYRPIGLLATGLVALTTVTVAVVAHYVIDLPWAAAFVLGAIVSPTDPVAATEIAVRSHAPRRLVTIVEGESLINDSTGLIAYKFAVAAVTTGAFNLLTAAGDFVLSAVAGIALGLAIGFAAAEIRKRLDDAPTETAISLLTPYAAYLPAEALGVSAVLSVVTAGLYLGWRSPELVTPSTRIQVTGFWELLQFGLNAALFVLIGLQLPTVINGLDAYSWRELIGYGLLVAATCLVTRLGFLFPFNIVSRLLVRTGLRPNPSLDVPSLKLTLLLGWSGMRGAVSLAVALAIPLTTDAGAPFPGRDLIIFLAYAVILVTVIGQGLTLGKLIEWAGLYDDEETVAEQESRARIAASQAAIERLRELEGEDWVREETWDRMVRSYEYRIRRFEARLDDDDDGDIEQGSQAYQRLRRKVLEAERAEIIRARNRGDITDEIMRRIERDLDLEDARLEI; from the coding sequence ATGCACATGCACGGCGACCTCGTGGTGCTCGCCGTCCTCGTCGGGGTCGGCGCGTTCCTGCTGCTCGCCGAGCGCATGTCGGTCCCGTACCCGATCCTGCTGGTCGCGGGCGGGACCGCGCTGGCGTTCGTCCCGGGCGTCAGCGACTTCGTGCTGGACCCGGACATCGTCCTGGTCGCGTTCCTGCCGCCGCTGCTCTACAGCGCCGCGTTCTTCACGTCGATCCAGGACCTCCGGGCCAACTACAGGCCGATCGGGCTGCTCGCCACCGGGCTCGTCGCGCTGACGACGGTCACGGTCGCGGTCGTCGCCCACTACGTCATCGACCTGCCGTGGGCGGCCGCGTTCGTCCTCGGCGCGATCGTCTCGCCGACCGACCCGGTCGCGGCGACCGAGATCGCCGTCCGCTCGCACGCGCCGCGGCGGCTGGTCACGATCGTCGAGGGCGAGTCGCTGATCAACGACTCGACCGGCCTGATCGCCTACAAGTTCGCGGTCGCCGCCGTGACGACCGGCGCGTTCAACCTGCTCACCGCCGCCGGCGACTTCGTGCTCAGCGCGGTCGCCGGGATCGCGCTCGGCCTCGCGATCGGCTTCGCCGCCGCCGAGATCCGCAAGCGCCTCGACGACGCGCCGACCGAGACCGCGATCTCGCTGCTGACGCCCTACGCCGCCTACCTGCCCGCCGAGGCGCTCGGCGTCTCGGCCGTCCTCAGCGTCGTGACCGCCGGCCTCTACCTCGGCTGGCGCTCGCCGGAGCTGGTCACGCCATCGACGCGGATCCAGGTCACCGGCTTCTGGGAGCTGCTGCAGTTCGGCCTCAACGCCGCGCTGTTCGTGCTGATCGGCCTGCAGCTGCCGACCGTGATCAACGGCCTCGACGCCTACTCGTGGCGTGAGCTGATCGGCTACGGCCTGCTGGTCGCCGCGACCTGCCTGGTCACGCGGCTCGGGTTCCTGTTCCCCTTCAACATCGTCTCGCGCCTGCTCGTCCGGACCGGCCTGCGCCCGAACCCATCGCTCGACGTGCCGTCGCTGAAGCTGACGCTGCTGCTCGGCTGGTCGGGGATGCGCGGCGCGGTCTCGCTGGCCGTGGCGCTGGCGATCCCGCTGACGACCGACGCCGGCGCGCCGTTCCCGGGGCGCGACCTGATCATCTTCCTGGCCTACGCGGTGATCCTCGTGACGGTGATCGGCCAGGGGCTGACGCTCGGCAAGCTGATCGAGTGGGCCGGGCTGTACGACGACGAGGAGACCGTCGCCGAGCAGGAGTCGCGCGCCCGGATCGCGGCGTCGCAGGCGGCGATCGAGCGGCTGCGCGAGCTGGAGGGCGAGGACTGGGTGCGCGAGGAGACGTGGGACCGCATGGTCCGCTCCTACGAGTACCGGATCCGCCGCTTCGAGGCGCGCCTGGACGACGATGACGACGGCGACATCGAGCAGGGCTCGCAGGCCTACCAGCGCCTGCGCCGCAAGGTGCTGGAGGCCGAGCGCGCCGAGATCATCCGCGCCCGCAACCGCGGCGACATCACCGACGAGATCATGCGCCGGATCGAGCGCGACCTCGACCTCGAGGACGCCCGCCTCGAGATCTGA
- a CDS encoding histidinol-phosphatase: MLTDYHVHLRPDGDDTPASEYFTEANAERYREVAADRGIQELGVAEHIYRFTAALDVWQHPLWVENAHDDLDRYCEFVRERTDLKLGIEADFIPGREEQTRNLLEQRDWDYVVGSIHFLAEGALDYARFDVWNSARSADHVWKTYFTWLGELAASGMFDILAHPDLVKHWGRERPWPEKDLRYYYDIAMEQIAESGIAIELSTAGLRKPVGEMYPDRAFLEMVVDAGNPIALSSDAHTPDLIGHEYERAMELLSDVGITEIAVFNHRAVTLEPIGPS, translated from the coding sequence TTGCTCACCGACTACCACGTCCACCTGCGCCCGGACGGCGACGACACGCCCGCGTCCGAGTACTTCACCGAGGCCAACGCCGAGCGCTACCGCGAGGTGGCCGCCGACCGCGGCATCCAGGAGCTCGGCGTCGCCGAGCACATCTACCGCTTCACCGCCGCGCTCGATGTCTGGCAGCACCCGCTGTGGGTCGAGAACGCGCACGACGACCTCGACCGCTACTGCGAGTTCGTCCGCGAGCGCACCGACCTCAAGCTCGGCATCGAGGCCGACTTCATCCCCGGCCGCGAGGAGCAGACGCGCAACCTGCTCGAGCAGCGCGACTGGGACTACGTCGTCGGCTCGATCCACTTCCTCGCCGAGGGCGCGCTGGACTACGCGCGCTTCGACGTCTGGAACTCCGCCCGCTCGGCCGACCACGTGTGGAAGACCTACTTCACGTGGCTGGGCGAGCTGGCCGCCAGCGGGATGTTCGACATCCTCGCCCACCCGGACCTCGTCAAGCACTGGGGCAGGGAGCGGCCGTGGCCGGAGAAGGATCTCCGGTACTACTACGACATCGCCATGGAGCAGATCGCCGAATCGGGCATCGCCATCGAGCTGTCGACTGCCGGGCTGCGCAAGCCGGTCGGCGAGATGTACCCCGACCGCGCGTTCCTGGAGATGGTCGTCGACGCCGGCAACCCGATCGCGCTCTCCAGCGACGCCCACACGCCGGACCTCATCGGCCACGAGTACGAGCGGGCGATGGAGCTGCTGTCCGACGTCGGCATCACCGAGATCGCCGTGTTCAACCACCGCGCTGTGACCCTCGAGCCGATCGGGCCGTCGTGA
- a CDS encoding response regulator: MPSEPIRVLLADDAAEMRSLLRWALVREGEEPEILVVGEAADGRDALVLARDLTPHVIVLDLQMPGPPPGELLRDMARTAPGVPIVTFSGFEPDLVAPEEAALVALHIPKTTDLALVRQSIVEVARGDR; this comes from the coding sequence ATGCCCTCCGAGCCGATCCGCGTTCTGCTTGCCGATGACGCCGCCGAGATGCGGTCGCTGCTGCGTTGGGCGCTCGTGCGGGAGGGTGAGGAGCCGGAGATCCTGGTCGTCGGCGAGGCCGCCGACGGGCGTGACGCGCTCGTCCTCGCGCGCGATCTGACGCCGCACGTGATCGTCCTGGACCTGCAGATGCCGGGCCCGCCGCCGGGCGAGCTGCTGCGCGACATGGCCCGGACCGCACCCGGTGTGCCGATCGTGACGTTCAGCGGTTTCGAGCCGGACCTCGTCGCCCCCGAGGAGGCGGCGCTGGTCGCCCTGCACATCCCCAAGACGACCGACCTCGCGCTCGTCCGGCAGTCGATCGTCGAGGTCGCGCGCGGCGACCGCTGA
- the ispD gene encoding 2-C-methyl-D-erythritol 4-phosphate cytidylyltransferase — translation MSAVALVVAAGRGERLGTGGPKAFVMCGGRPMLEWSIDALKAVPEIGHIVVATPPGIEAPAGTTGVFGGDERSHSVRAALHHTLAGDPVLVHDAARPLVTPEIIRATLAGLDAEADAAIAAARVVDTVKRGGGENDATVQETLERSALWAIQTPQVFRRDVLERALALPHDQLAGATDDASLVEAMGGTVRLVESPRENFKITTPDDLKLADLLLRSRAR, via the coding sequence ATGTCAGCGGTCGCGCTCGTCGTGGCCGCCGGACGTGGCGAACGCCTTGGGACCGGTGGGCCCAAGGCGTTCGTCATGTGTGGGGGCCGTCCGATGCTCGAGTGGAGCATCGATGCCCTGAAGGCCGTGCCCGAGATCGGGCACATCGTCGTCGCCACGCCGCCCGGGATCGAGGCCCCCGCGGGCACGACGGGCGTCTTCGGCGGCGACGAGCGCTCCCACTCCGTGCGCGCCGCGCTGCACCACACCCTCGCCGGCGACCCCGTGCTCGTCCACGACGCCGCACGCCCGCTGGTGACGCCGGAGATCATCCGCGCGACGCTCGCCGGCCTCGACGCCGAGGCGGACGCCGCGATCGCCGCCGCGCGAGTCGTCGACACCGTCAAGCGCGGCGGCGGCGAGAACGACGCCACGGTCCAGGAGACGCTGGAGCGCAGCGCGCTCTGGGCGATCCAGACGCCGCAGGTGTTCCGCCGCGACGTCCTGGAGCGGGCGTTGGCGTTGCCGCACGATCAGCTCGCCGGGGCTACTGACGATGCCTCACTGGTCGAGGCGATGGGCGGGACCGTCCGTCTCGTAGAGTCTCCGCGCGAGAACTTCAAGATCACCACCCCGGACGACTTGAAGCTCGCCGACCTGCTGCTGCGCAGCCGCGCGCGGTAG
- the ispF gene encoding 2-C-methyl-D-erythritol 2,4-cyclodiphosphate synthase has protein sequence MSAAGQVRTGIGWDSHKLVAGRPLILGGVTLPYEQGLLGHSDADVLTHAVIDALLGAAGLDDIGALFPDTDSAYKDADSIALLNDVVDRIAGAGFTINNVDTTVVMERPKLSPHRGAIRAKLAQALGIDSGAVNVKASTGEGLGFVGRGEGVAALAVATLTADA, from the coding sequence GTGAGCGCCGCCGGCCAGGTCCGGACCGGCATCGGCTGGGACTCGCACAAGCTCGTCGCCGGCCGCCCGCTGATCCTCGGCGGCGTGACGCTCCCGTACGAGCAGGGCCTGCTCGGCCACTCCGACGCCGACGTCCTGACCCACGCGGTCATCGACGCGCTGCTCGGCGCGGCCGGCCTGGACGACATCGGCGCGCTGTTCCCCGACACCGACTCCGCCTACAAGGACGCCGACTCGATCGCGCTCCTGAACGACGTCGTCGACCGGATCGCCGGCGCAGGGTTCACCATCAACAACGTCGACACGACGGTCGTGATGGAGCGCCCGAAGCTGAGCCCGCACCGCGGCGCGATCCGGGCCAAGCTCGCGCAGGCGCTCGGCATCGACAGCGGCGCCGTCAACGTGAAGGCCTCGACCGGCGAGGGCCTCGGCTTCGTCGGCCGCGGCGAGGGCGTCGCGGCGCTCGCCGTCGCCACGCTCACCGCCGACGCCTAG
- a CDS encoding response regulator, which translates to MAAPEGPQPARVVVVDDDIELRGRLRAALQDAGLTVIAEADNGRDAIDLAAHFRPDVMIMDIVMANIDGLSATRAIAERAPTVRILLLTASDDVELGMVGLRAGAAGHQVKGGPARDIVAAVQRMAAGEPVVGPELTWRLIDSLRALPVGGQGVRPVRSKLTPREWEVLDLLCAGRTVDQIADELVLARDTVRTHVKRLLRKLGAHSQAEAISIANGIRATFAATSGDAPDEV; encoded by the coding sequence ATGGCGGCGCCCGAAGGACCCCAGCCTGCGCGCGTCGTCGTCGTCGACGACGACATCGAGCTCCGCGGCCGCCTGCGTGCCGCCCTGCAGGACGCGGGCCTGACGGTCATCGCCGAGGCCGACAACGGCCGCGACGCGATCGACCTCGCCGCGCACTTCCGCCCGGACGTGATGATCATGGACATCGTCATGGCCAACATCGACGGCCTGTCGGCCACGCGCGCGATCGCCGAGCGCGCGCCGACGGTCCGGATCCTCCTGCTGACGGCCTCTGACGACGTCGAGCTGGGGATGGTCGGCCTGCGCGCGGGCGCCGCCGGCCACCAGGTCAAGGGCGGGCCGGCGCGCGACATCGTCGCCGCGGTGCAGCGGATGGCGGCCGGCGAGCCGGTCGTCGGGCCGGAGCTGACGTGGCGGCTGATCGACTCGCTGCGCGCGCTGCCGGTCGGCGGCCAGGGCGTCCGGCCGGTGCGCTCGAAGCTGACCCCGCGCGAGTGGGAGGTCCTGGACCTCCTGTGCGCGGGCCGGACCGTCGACCAGATCGCCGACGAGCTGGTGCTCGCGCGCGACACGGTCCGGACCCACGTCAAGCGGCTGCTGCGCAAGCTCGGCGCGCACTCGCAGGCCGAGGCGATCTCGATCGCCAACGGCATCCGGGCCACCTTCGCCGCCACCAGCGGAGACGCGCCGGACGAAGTCTGA
- a CDS encoding sensor histidine kinase produces the protein MTSPEEPAPLAAQDGLEAFAALAAHQLGEAIALMRGAATVLEGEHLGPGGQEALRALGAGGDRAQRYVDDLLDVVRARSAPHGGVESPRARLDSALDDVLVELDPFVRRAAVHVQREPLPLAAVERADARRLFLHFTRAALAAGATRLGATGRVEGDRVVVELYDNGEPHPDPAVAFEPFAQPRGRGPLVGAGVSLPVSRRLAARAGGRATMAVRPDGATVITLELPSA, from the coding sequence ATGACCTCGCCGGAGGAGCCTGCGCCGCTTGCGGCGCAGGACGGCCTCGAGGCGTTCGCCGCGCTGGCCGCCCACCAGCTCGGCGAGGCGATCGCGCTGATGCGCGGTGCCGCGACGGTCCTGGAGGGCGAGCACCTCGGCCCCGGCGGGCAGGAGGCGCTGCGGGCGCTGGGCGCCGGCGGCGACCGCGCGCAGCGCTACGTCGACGACCTGCTCGACGTCGTGCGGGCGCGCAGCGCGCCGCACGGCGGCGTCGAGTCGCCACGCGCCAGGCTCGACTCCGCGCTCGACGACGTGCTCGTCGAGCTCGACCCGTTCGTGCGCAGGGCCGCGGTGCACGTCCAGCGCGAGCCGCTGCCGCTCGCGGCGGTGGAGCGCGCCGACGCGCGCCGGCTGTTCCTGCACTTCACGCGCGCGGCGCTGGCCGCGGGCGCCACGCGCCTGGGCGCGACCGGCAGGGTGGAGGGTGACAGGGTCGTCGTCGAGTTGTATGACAACGGCGAGCCGCACCCCGATCCGGCCGTCGCCTTCGAGCCCTTCGCCCAGCCCCGCGGCCGCGGCCCGCTGGTCGGCGCGGGCGTCTCGCTCCCCGTCTCCCGCCGCCTCGCCGCGCGCGCCGGCGGCCGCGCCACGATGGCCGTTCGGCCCGACGGCGCGACCGTCATCACGCTCGAACTTCCCTCTGCCTAG